From one Anaerococcus prevotii DSM 20548 genomic stretch:
- the ald gene encoding alanine dehydrogenase, with protein sequence MIIGIPKELKDQESRVAIIPGACTELTKSGNKVIIESGAGLASGISDEDYKEAGAEIVETAAEVWENADIIYKVKEPLKEEYKYFREGLIIYTYLHLASNPELTDALIENKVTGIGFETVQLDGKLPLLRPMSEIAGRMAVQEGAQYLTKPKGGRGILLQGVPGVRPANVVIVGAGTVGTAATRIAVGMGARVTVLDVNIEALTQLHNIFPDKIETLYSNPLNIEDAVKNADLVISTVLIPGARAPQLIKEDMVKQMKEGSVIVDVAIDQGGSTDLTKGRPTSHTNPTFIEHGVIHYAVANIPGAVAMTSTYALSNATTKYAKALADLGLKGACERFPELIKGINTYEGKVTYEPVAEANDKEYVELNIE encoded by the coding sequence ATCAAGAATCCAGAGTGGCAATCATTCCTGGAGCTTGTACAGAACTAACTAAATCAGGAAATAAAGTTATTATAGAATCTGGAGCAGGACTTGCGTCTGGAATTAGCGATGAAGATTATAAAGAAGCTGGAGCAGAAATCGTAGAAACTGCAGCAGAAGTTTGGGAAAATGCAGATATTATCTATAAGGTTAAAGAACCACTAAAGGAAGAATACAAGTACTTTAGAGAAGGTCTTATTATCTATACCTACCTTCACCTTGCTAGTAACCCAGAGCTAACAGACGCTCTTATAGAAAACAAGGTTACAGGAATTGGTTTCGAGACTGTTCAACTTGACGGAAAGCTACCTCTTCTACGCCCAATGTCAGAAATCGCAGGAAGAATGGCAGTTCAAGAGGGAGCGCAATATCTTACAAAACCAAAAGGTGGACGTGGAATCCTACTTCAAGGTGTGCCAGGAGTTAGACCTGCCAACGTTGTAATCGTAGGTGCTGGTACTGTAGGAACAGCTGCAACAAGAATAGCAGTAGGTATGGGAGCAAGAGTTACAGTTCTAGATGTAAATATCGAAGCCCTAACTCAACTACACAATATCTTCCCAGATAAGATTGAAACACTCTATTCTAACCCACTAAATATCGAAGATGCAGTTAAAAACGCAGACCTTGTAATTTCAACAGTCCTAATCCCAGGTGCTCGTGCGCCACAACTAATCAAAGAAGATATGGTTAAACAAATGAAGGAAGGATCTGTAATAGTGGACGTTGCAATAGACCAAGGTGGTTCAACTGACCTAACAAAGGGCAGACCAACAAGCCACACTAATCCAACATTTATTGAACACGGCGTAATCCACTACGCAGTTGCCAACATCCCAGGTGCAGTAGCGATGACATCAACCTACGCCCTATCAAACGCAACTACAAAATATGCAAAGGCCCTAGCAGATCTTGGATTAAAGGGAGCATGTGAGAGATTCCCAGAGCTAATTAAGGGAATCAACACCTATGAGGGTAAAGTAACATACGAACCTGTAGCTGAGGCTAACGATAAGGAATATGTAGAGCTTAATATTGAATAA